From Cecembia calidifontis, one genomic window encodes:
- a CDS encoding capsule assembly Wzi family protein — protein sequence MNYFNFSFLQRTQNALNALVTFLLITILFLLSSTVIGQSLQVGIPVIEEYVRRNQLLGNVNQDFSFNIRPLDVKLLNDEYFWKNTNDLLKNDTTIHSSKKIHFNLSFLPLFSKNQIHSGSPYPEVSQLINSKGFQTYLTGGVFGEIGPLSFQIQPEAIFAQNSVYDYGVSKSIYTEYLEQFGEGGYFRVLPGQSNIKLNFGSFSIGASTENIWWGPGQFNSLLFSNNAFGFEHLTFNTRRPAKTFLGSFEGQLLVGRLEGSNLSTTNVNNLLNDWRYLNGITINYQPKWTPGLFIGASRVFQQYESFRGKSFRDYFPIFEFFQKERLYQNGGSSQEFNQEGRDQQLTGFVRYFNRKANAELYFEYGRRDHSLNWREAILNPEHARAYLFGFTKLFQVSGEANVQIRGEVLQQQESINIIIRYPGIGGGSNWAGHSPVTHGFTHRGQMLGPGVGPSSNVQTMEVAWVQGFKKLGIRLERLNRHQDIYQKRFPDPSEQGRWVDLSARLLADWQWNNLIVSSNLNFVNSLNYQWQLHPNSTPEFPRGQNLFSVHSQVSLIYFPKGLKRWQKNLSN from the coding sequence ATGAATTATTTTAATTTCTCTTTTCTTCAAAGAACTCAAAATGCATTAAATGCACTTGTTACTTTTCTTCTTATTACCATTCTTTTTCTTTTATCTTCAACAGTGATTGGACAATCTTTACAGGTTGGGATTCCTGTAATTGAAGAATATGTTAGGAGAAATCAACTGTTAGGGAATGTAAACCAGGATTTTTCATTTAATATCAGACCTTTAGATGTCAAATTATTAAATGATGAATATTTCTGGAAAAACACAAATGATTTGTTAAAGAATGACACCACTATCCATTCATCAAAAAAAATACATTTCAATCTTTCTTTCTTGCCCCTCTTTTCAAAAAACCAAATTCATTCTGGCTCCCCCTATCCTGAAGTATCACAATTGATAAATTCGAAAGGGTTTCAGACCTACCTTACAGGAGGAGTCTTTGGCGAAATTGGTCCGTTAAGTTTTCAGATTCAGCCAGAAGCAATCTTTGCGCAAAATTCGGTATATGATTACGGAGTATCCAAATCAATATATACTGAGTATTTAGAACAATTTGGTGAGGGTGGTTATTTTAGGGTTTTACCTGGCCAAAGTAATATCAAATTGAATTTTGGTTCTTTTTCAATTGGAGCATCTACAGAAAATATTTGGTGGGGACCAGGGCAGTTCAATTCTCTCTTATTTTCAAACAATGCTTTTGGGTTTGAACATCTAACCTTCAATACCAGACGACCTGCAAAAACCTTTTTAGGCAGTTTTGAAGGACAATTACTTGTAGGAAGATTGGAGGGTTCAAATCTGTCAACAACTAATGTTAACAATCTACTTAATGATTGGAGATATTTGAATGGTATTACTATCAACTATCAACCAAAATGGACTCCGGGTTTATTTATTGGTGCATCAAGAGTTTTTCAACAATATGAGTCATTTAGAGGGAAATCTTTCAGAGATTATTTCCCAATTTTTGAGTTTTTCCAAAAGGAAAGGTTGTATCAGAATGGAGGCAGTTCACAAGAATTTAATCAAGAGGGTAGAGATCAACAACTAACAGGATTTGTAAGGTATTTTAACAGAAAAGCCAATGCAGAATTATACTTTGAATATGGTAGGAGAGATCATTCTTTAAACTGGAGAGAGGCAATTTTGAATCCAGAGCATGCAAGGGCTTATTTATTTGGCTTCACTAAATTATTTCAAGTTTCAGGTGAAGCTAATGTTCAGATCAGAGGAGAGGTCCTTCAACAGCAAGAATCTATAAACATAATAATTCGATATCCGGGAATTGGTGGAGGTAGTAATTGGGCAGGTCATTCACCAGTTACACATGGTTTCACCCACCGCGGTCAAATGCTAGGTCCAGGAGTTGGTCCAAGTAGCAATGTGCAAACTATGGAGGTTGCCTGGGTGCAAGGCTTCAAAAAACTTGGAATCAGATTAGAACGCTTGAATAGACATCAGGACATCTATCAAAAAAGATTTCCCGATCCCTCTGAGCAAGGAAGGTGGGTAGATTTATCAGCTAGGCTTTTAGCCGATTGGCAATGGAATAACCTGATTGTAAGTTCTAATTTGAATTTTGTCAATTCATTGAATTACCAATGGCAGCTCCATCCCAATAGTACTCCCGAATTTCCCCGTGGTCAAAACCTGTTTTCTGTTCATAGTCAGGTAAGTTTGATTTATTTTCCCAAGGGGTTGAAGCGTTGGCAAAAGAATTTATCGAATTAG
- a CDS encoding M1 family metallopeptidase — protein MLKRFKLSIGFCLLFLSFGQVEAQVERWQQKVKYEMDVTMDVLTNQYRGTQKLHYTNNSPDTLTRAFYHLYYNAFQPNSMMDVRSRTIADPDRRVGNRIFNLSPNEIGYVKVNVLTMDGKPTNFVHEETILEVDLPEPILPGQTVVFDMEFESQVPLQIRRAGRDNAEGIRYSMAQWYPKMAAYDIRGWHANPYIGREFYGNFGDFDVKITIDKNYILGGTGYLQNANEIGHGYEDAGVKVPQPKGNTLTWHFFAPNVHDFMWAADPNYTHEKVQMENGPMVHFLYVKNDKTQENWSKLKGYTVDAIQYMSDNFGKYPYNQFSVIQGGDGGMEYPMATLITGHRNMRSLAGVTIHELIHMWYYGVLGFNESSEPWLDEGFTTWGTNVVMDAVFEKEPGFIQEGNYRSYFRLVESGFEEPLTTHADHYDRNSAYGAGTYTKGAVFVEQLAYVIGKENFNKAMLRLWNDWQFKHPNGNDVIRVMEKVSGLELDWYLDYFVASTKTIDYGVKSVEPDGQNTKISLERVGQMPMPLDLVVTYQDGSQESIYLPLVIMRGEKPEEAGMPKRVLTQKWPWTSYTKDVVLARPISDIRSVEIDPSYRLADVNRSNNKFEVSIVLPSK, from the coding sequence ATGCTAAAGAGATTTAAGTTGAGCATTGGCTTCTGTTTGCTGTTCCTCAGCTTTGGACAAGTTGAAGCCCAAGTGGAGCGCTGGCAACAAAAGGTCAAATACGAAATGGATGTAACCATGGATGTACTGACCAATCAATACCGTGGTACCCAAAAATTGCATTATACCAACAACTCCCCGGATACCCTGACAAGGGCATTTTACCACCTTTATTACAATGCCTTCCAGCCCAATAGCATGATGGATGTGCGCTCCAGGACCATTGCAGATCCGGATAGAAGGGTAGGTAACAGGATTTTTAATCTAAGTCCAAATGAGATCGGATACGTAAAGGTAAATGTATTGACCATGGATGGTAAACCCACCAATTTTGTTCATGAAGAAACCATTTTGGAGGTTGACTTACCTGAACCCATCTTACCAGGTCAAACTGTGGTATTCGACATGGAGTTTGAATCGCAGGTGCCTTTGCAGATCAGAAGGGCAGGAAGGGATAATGCGGAAGGCATCCGCTATTCCATGGCGCAGTGGTATCCCAAAATGGCTGCCTACGATATCAGAGGCTGGCATGCTAATCCATATATAGGTAGGGAGTTTTATGGCAATTTTGGGGATTTTGACGTTAAAATCACTATCGATAAAAATTATATCCTAGGAGGAACAGGCTATTTACAGAATGCCAATGAAATTGGTCATGGCTACGAGGATGCCGGAGTTAAAGTCCCCCAGCCAAAGGGAAATACACTTACCTGGCATTTTTTCGCACCTAATGTCCACGATTTTATGTGGGCTGCTGACCCCAATTATACACATGAAAAAGTCCAGATGGAAAATGGCCCCATGGTACATTTTCTTTATGTAAAAAATGATAAAACCCAGGAAAACTGGTCTAAATTGAAGGGATATACGGTGGATGCCATTCAGTATATGAGTGACAATTTTGGGAAATATCCTTATAATCAGTTTTCAGTCATCCAAGGAGGTGATGGAGGCATGGAATATCCCATGGCTACCCTGATCACAGGTCACAGGAATATGAGAAGTTTGGCGGGTGTCACAATCCATGAACTCATTCACATGTGGTACTATGGGGTCTTGGGCTTCAATGAGTCCTCAGAGCCTTGGTTGGATGAAGGTTTTACAACTTGGGGTACTAACGTAGTGATGGATGCTGTTTTCGAAAAGGAGCCAGGATTTATTCAGGAAGGTAATTACCGTTCTTATTTCAGGTTGGTGGAATCCGGATTTGAAGAGCCATTGACTACCCATGCGGATCATTATGACCGGAATTCGGCTTATGGCGCAGGTACCTATACCAAAGGAGCTGTTTTTGTGGAGCAATTGGCTTATGTCATCGGGAAGGAGAATTTCAACAAGGCCATGTTAAGGCTTTGGAATGATTGGCAATTTAAGCATCCTAATGGCAATGATGTTATCCGGGTTATGGAAAAAGTTTCTGGATTGGAATTGGATTGGTACCTGGATTATTTTGTAGCGTCAACCAAAACCATTGATTACGGAGTCAAGTCAGTGGAGCCGGATGGACAAAATACCAAAATATCTTTGGAAAGGGTTGGTCAGATGCCTATGCCTTTAGATTTGGTGGTTACCTACCAAGATGGATCTCAGGAAAGCATTTATCTTCCTTTGGTAATCATGAGGGGAGAAAAGCCAGAAGAAGCAGGAATGCCCAAAAGGGTGTTGACCCAAAAATGGCCTTGGACCAGTTATACCAAAGATGTAGTCCTGGCAAGACCCATTTCAGATATTAGGTCTGTGGAAATAGATCCGAGTTACAGATTAGCTGATGTCAACAGAAGTAACAATAAATTTGAGGTAAGCATTGTTTTGCCTTCGAAGTAA
- the rfbA gene encoding glucose-1-phosphate thymidylyltransferase RfbA gives MKGIILAGGSGTRLYPITKGTSKQLLSVYDKPMIYYPLSVLMLAGIREILVISTPEDLPNFQKLMGDGSEIGLELSYAVQPSPDGLAQAFIIGEEFIGDDSVCLVLGDNIFYGHGLTELLRQSRNNVEEQGQATIFGYYVNDPERYGVVEFNGNNQVLSIEEKPLEPKSNYAVVGLYFYPNSVVEIAKNVKPSARGELEITSVNQEYLNRGELKVELMGRGYAWLDTGTHESMLEAANFIHTIEKRQGLKVACLEEIAFDLGYIDDKQLMALAEQLKKNEYGQYLIKRAKAKKRG, from the coding sequence ATGAAAGGTATCATCCTCGCCGGAGGCTCCGGGACCCGTTTGTATCCTATTACAAAGGGAACTTCAAAACAGTTATTGTCTGTTTACGACAAACCCATGATCTATTATCCCCTCTCTGTTTTGATGTTGGCAGGGATAAGAGAGATTTTGGTGATTTCCACACCAGAAGACCTGCCTAATTTTCAAAAATTGATGGGAGATGGCTCGGAGATAGGACTGGAGCTGTCTTATGCCGTACAACCAAGTCCTGATGGTCTGGCCCAAGCCTTTATCATAGGGGAGGAATTTATCGGGGATGATTCCGTGTGCTTGGTCCTTGGGGACAATATATTTTATGGTCATGGACTTACTGAACTCCTACGTCAATCCAGAAATAATGTAGAAGAACAAGGACAGGCAACAATCTTTGGTTATTACGTCAATGACCCAGAGCGCTATGGGGTGGTGGAGTTTAATGGGAATAACCAGGTATTGAGCATAGAGGAGAAACCGTTGGAACCCAAAAGCAATTATGCTGTGGTAGGCTTGTATTTTTATCCCAACTCAGTGGTAGAAATAGCCAAAAATGTAAAACCAAGCGCCCGGGGTGAACTTGAAATAACCTCTGTGAACCAGGAATATCTAAATAGAGGGGAATTGAAAGTGGAATTGATGGGCAGAGGTTATGCTTGGTTGGATACAGGAACCCATGAATCCATGTTGGAAGCGGCTAATTTTATCCATACTATAGAAAAACGTCAGGGTTTGAAAGTAGCCTGTCTGGAGGAAATCGCTTTCGATCTTGGTTATATTGATGACAAACAATTGATGGCTCTTGCTGAACAACTTAAGAAAAATGAATACGGCCAATACCTGATCAAAAGGGCAAAAGCGAAGAAAAGAGGGTAG
- a CDS encoding type II toxin-antitoxin system PemK/MazF family toxin, translating to MKAKQYEIWLANLDPRFGTEAGKTRPVLIVQTDALNDVHPSTLICPITTNVQLESKILRVHLKKGTATVKENCDIMIDQLRAIDNKRLIKKLGKLPTSSIKKVKENIKIVLDLND from the coding sequence ATGAAAGCTAAACAGTATGAAATTTGGTTAGCTAATTTAGATCCAAGATTTGGGACAGAGGCAGGGAAAACTAGGCCAGTTTTAATCGTACAAACGGATGCCCTTAATGATGTTCACCCTTCTACCTTGATATGTCCAATCACAACAAATGTCCAACTCGAAAGTAAAATTCTTAGAGTGCACTTAAAAAAAGGAACAGCAACAGTAAAAGAAAATTGTGATATTATGATCGATCAGCTCAGGGCAATCGATAATAAAAGATTGATAAAGAAACTTGGTAAACTACCAACTTCAAGTATCAAAAAGGTTAAAGAAAATATAAAAATTGTTCTCGATTTAAACGACTGA
- a CDS encoding glycosyltransferase family 4 protein, whose translation MSAITLFLIALIIGLLTMPILIRIFLKMKVTDTPGGRKIHKKQTPSMGGIVIYLASMVAFLFGAYFFEIEELRYVLAAFTLLFFTGLSDDLTTLTPPQKLAAQFIASLLIIFFADIRISGFYGFLGIEEIPLWLSYSLTFVVIIALTNALNLVDGLDGLAGTLSFLNFSFLAWWFMVTDNEPYSKLCVVFLGAVLAFLVFNWQPAKIFMGDTGSLSIGFMLAVLTVLFIDSNGKLSETHPWKFNAPIASGIALMIVPIYDTSRVFIKRIRRKKSPFSPDKSHVHHFLMRSGFSHGQVVLVLGSVKLLFFGIIISATSLSDEWMIPIVVGTCILLGLRLDAFTLSRVRYLAKKSPPVLALRSVSSLSSKTGLLKKFPEEINLSEN comes from the coding sequence ATGAGCGCTATCACATTATTTTTAATAGCCTTGATCATAGGCCTATTAACCATGCCAATATTGATCAGGATTTTTCTTAAAATGAAAGTGACTGATACTCCGGGGGGGAGAAAAATCCATAAAAAACAAACCCCTTCCATGGGAGGAATTGTCATTTACCTCGCTTCCATGGTTGCTTTTTTATTCGGAGCATATTTTTTTGAAATAGAAGAATTAAGGTATGTTTTGGCAGCATTTACATTGTTGTTTTTCACTGGACTAAGTGATGATTTGACAACTTTGACCCCCCCTCAGAAATTAGCAGCTCAGTTTATTGCTAGCCTTTTGATTATTTTCTTTGCCGATATAAGAATATCAGGTTTTTATGGTTTCCTTGGAATTGAGGAAATACCCTTGTGGTTATCTTATTCTCTTACTTTTGTTGTCATCATTGCTTTGACTAATGCATTAAACCTTGTTGACGGATTAGACGGCTTGGCAGGAACTTTGAGTTTCTTGAACTTTTCTTTTTTAGCTTGGTGGTTTATGGTCACCGACAATGAACCTTATAGTAAATTATGTGTGGTGTTTCTAGGAGCAGTACTCGCTTTTTTGGTTTTTAATTGGCAGCCAGCTAAAATTTTTATGGGAGATACAGGATCTTTGAGTATTGGTTTTATGTTGGCTGTTTTAACCGTATTATTTATTGATAGCAATGGCAAACTTTCTGAAACTCATCCTTGGAAATTTAATGCGCCAATAGCTTCTGGAATTGCTTTAATGATTGTTCCGATTTATGATACTTCGAGGGTTTTTATAAAAAGGATAAGGAGAAAAAAATCACCTTTTAGTCCCGATAAAAGTCATGTTCACCACTTTTTGATGAGATCAGGTTTCAGTCATGGGCAAGTTGTACTCGTGTTGGGATCTGTTAAATTATTATTTTTCGGGATTATCATTTCGGCTACATCACTCTCTGATGAATGGATGATCCCAATAGTTGTTGGAACTTGTATATTATTAGGTCTTAGGTTGGATGCTTTTACCTTGAGCAGAGTTAGGTATTTAGCTAAAAAATCACCTCCAGTATTGGCATTGAGATCCGTAAGTTCCCTTTCTTCAAAAACTGGTTTGTTGAAGAAATTTCCTGAAGAAATAAATCTGTCTGAAAATTAA
- a CDS encoding UDP-glucose dehydrogenase family protein, which translates to MKITVVGTGYVGLVSGACFAEVGIHVVCVDVDQKKIEGLKRGIMPIYEPGLEEIVKRNYASGRLDFSTNLSEAIQGSEVVFIAVGTPPGEDGSADLKYVLAVADEIGRNMKDFLVVATKSTVPVTTGDKVKASIQAALEKRGTDIPFAVASNPEFLKEGAAVEDFMKPDRIVIGVEDERAEAIMKRLYKPFQLNSDRIIFMDIRSAEMTKYAANAMLATKISFMNDIANLCERLGANVSMVRRGIGTDPRIGNKFIYPGVGYGGSCFPKDVKAIIKTGKQYGYDLKVLQAVEEVNDAQKHVLVEKVKQHFGSELSGKTFALWGLSFKPNTDDMREAPAIVIIDELLAMGAKVKGYDPVAMKEAQHIYVGDKITYAKDAYDACVDADALLLVTEWSEFRIPSWEVLAKILKNKVVFDGRNIYDRGYLEELGFTYYGIGV; encoded by the coding sequence ATGAAAATTACCGTTGTTGGTACCGGATATGTGGGATTGGTTTCCGGTGCATGTTTTGCCGAAGTGGGTATCCATGTGGTCTGCGTGGATGTGGACCAGAAGAAGATTGAAGGCCTAAAAAGGGGAATCATGCCCATCTATGAACCTGGCTTGGAAGAAATAGTCAAAAGAAATTATGCCTCAGGAAGGTTGGACTTTAGTACCAATCTTTCTGAAGCCATACAGGGTTCCGAAGTAGTCTTTATAGCTGTTGGAACCCCTCCAGGGGAAGATGGTTCCGCAGACCTGAAGTATGTTTTGGCCGTAGCAGATGAAATTGGACGCAATATGAAGGACTTCCTGGTAGTGGCCACCAAGAGTACCGTTCCTGTGACCACTGGAGACAAGGTTAAGGCCAGCATCCAAGCCGCCCTGGAAAAGAGGGGGACGGATATTCCTTTTGCGGTAGCATCCAATCCTGAATTCCTGAAGGAAGGGGCTGCTGTGGAGGATTTTATGAAGCCGGACCGTATAGTGATCGGGGTAGAAGATGAAAGAGCAGAAGCCATCATGAAGCGCTTATATAAGCCTTTCCAGTTGAACTCTGACCGTATCATCTTTATGGATATCCGCTCAGCGGAGATGACCAAGTATGCCGCCAATGCCATGTTGGCCACGAAGATTTCTTTTATGAACGATATCGCCAACCTTTGCGAAAGGTTAGGGGCGAATGTTAGCATGGTTAGAAGAGGGATAGGGACAGACCCCAGAATTGGAAATAAATTCATCTACCCTGGTGTAGGTTACGGAGGTTCCTGCTTCCCCAAAGATGTGAAAGCCATTATCAAGACAGGTAAGCAATATGGTTATGACCTGAAGGTGCTTCAGGCCGTGGAAGAGGTAAACGATGCCCAGAAACATGTGCTGGTGGAAAAGGTAAAACAACATTTCGGCAGTGAACTGAGCGGAAAAACCTTTGCACTATGGGGTTTGAGTTTCAAGCCTAATACAGACGACATGAGGGAGGCGCCTGCAATAGTGATCATCGACGAACTCTTGGCTATGGGGGCTAAGGTAAAGGGTTACGACCCCGTAGCCATGAAAGAAGCCCAGCATATCTATGTGGGGGACAAAATTACCTATGCCAAGGATGCTTACGATGCCTGTGTGGACGCTGATGCCCTTTTATTGGTGACAGAGTGGTCTGAGTTCCGTATCCCAAGTTGGGAGGTGCTCGCCAAAATTCTAAAAAACAAGGTGGTCTTCGATGGCAGGAACATCTATGACCGTGGGTATTTGGAGGAATTGGGTTTTACGTATTATGGGATAGGAGTCTGA